A genomic segment from Bacillus cereus G9842 encodes:
- a CDS encoding LysR family transcriptional regulator, with amino-acid sequence MELLQLKYFQTVARLEHMTKAAEELHIAQPSLSKTIARLEKDLGVPLFDRQGRQITLNSFGKVFLKRVERIFHELSEGEREIKDLAELQQGSITMAVSIPRILPELLGSFLREHPNVRFQQFLASTPSMKRQLENMEIDFCLSSVPVEGEEIVWEPLITEEIFLVVPSGHRLSNRESIHLHEVKDEPFISMNTGYGFRHLTDEFCKEAGFTPHIAFEVDEPTVISDLIKQGLGIAFVPNLTLLKNSTLAANKLRIIEPACKRTIGLSWSKKRYLSKTAQQFREFVIDYFSNIRTQNYINQ; translated from the coding sequence ATGGAACTGCTCCAGTTAAAATACTTTCAGACAGTTGCACGACTAGAACATATGACAAAGGCAGCTGAAGAATTGCATATCGCGCAACCTTCACTCAGCAAAACAATCGCTAGACTCGAAAAGGATTTAGGCGTCCCTTTATTTGATCGCCAAGGCCGACAGATTACTTTAAATTCTTTCGGAAAAGTATTTTTAAAACGGGTAGAACGTATTTTTCATGAATTAAGTGAAGGGGAACGAGAAATTAAAGATTTAGCCGAATTACAACAAGGCTCTATTACAATGGCCGTTTCTATTCCAAGAATATTACCAGAACTACTAGGTTCTTTTTTACGAGAACATCCTAATGTTCGATTCCAGCAATTTCTTGCGTCTACTCCTTCTATGAAACGACAACTGGAAAATATGGAAATTGACTTTTGTCTTTCCTCTGTACCAGTTGAAGGAGAAGAAATTGTTTGGGAACCACTTATTACAGAAGAAATTTTCTTAGTCGTTCCTTCAGGCCATCGGTTATCAAACCGCGAAAGTATCCACCTGCATGAAGTAAAAGACGAACCGTTTATTAGTATGAATACTGGCTATGGATTTCGGCACTTAACGGATGAATTTTGTAAAGAAGCTGGTTTCACTCCGCATATTGCTTTTGAAGTAGATGAACCGACAGTGATTAGCGACCTCATTAAGCAAGGTCTCGGCATCGCTTTTGTTCCAAATTTAACTTTATTAAAAAACTCTACTTTAGCAGCAAACAAGTTGCGTATTATTGAACCCGCTTGTAAGCGAACCATCGGATTAAGTTGGTCAAAAAAGCGATACTTATCAAAAACAGCTCAGCAATTCCGTGAATTCGTGATTGACTACTTCTCTAATATTAGGACGCAAAATTATATCAACCAATAA
- the cydA gene encoding cytochrome ubiquinol oxidase subunit I: MDTVTLARAFFGSSLAFHIIFATLGVGLSLMIFISEILYHWKKDSDYAIMAKRWTKAFAILLGVAIPTGTIVGVQISLLWPGFAKIVGQVISVPFQIEIFAFFLEALFMSIYVYAADKLPPFMRLISLFFVMLGATASAVLITSANTWMNTPAGFSMNPDGSVFNVDPWKAFFNPSFGTSAFHVVITAYATGAAVIASIAGFKLLKKNLSTREIAYHKKGLLLGLVVTFITGATMWLSGHESAIALHKHSPEKLASAEALFETTSHAPLSIGGIVDPNTLELNYALEIPNMLSLLVGLDPSTVVKGLNEFPQETWPPFYTHTLFNLMVGTAAFTFAVAAIALLYWYFVYRKKGTELPKWLLWGAAACGPIMMLGIEFGWIFSCSGRQPWTIYGMQRTVDASTRADFVGPLFVLFIILYIGLAILTVFVLRTFFRRHPLKNDLQHQGGDSRA; encoded by the coding sequence ATGGATACGGTAACATTAGCAAGAGCATTTTTTGGTTCTTCATTAGCATTCCACATTATCTTTGCAACACTTGGCGTTGGACTTTCATTGATGATTTTTATAAGCGAAATACTCTATCACTGGAAGAAAGACTCCGACTATGCCATTATGGCGAAAAGATGGACAAAGGCGTTTGCTATTCTTCTCGGTGTAGCAATTCCAACTGGAACAATTGTCGGTGTGCAAATCTCACTTCTTTGGCCTGGTTTTGCCAAAATTGTTGGGCAAGTTATTTCTGTTCCCTTCCAAATTGAGATTTTTGCCTTCTTTTTGGAGGCTTTATTCATGTCGATTTACGTATATGCAGCCGATAAACTTCCTCCATTTATGAGATTAATCTCGCTATTTTTCGTCATGCTTGGTGCCACGGCATCCGCCGTTCTTATTACATCAGCAAATACATGGATGAATACACCAGCAGGATTTTCAATGAATCCAGATGGATCTGTTTTTAACGTTGATCCTTGGAAAGCTTTCTTTAATCCGAGTTTTGGCACAAGTGCATTCCATGTCGTTATTACGGCTTATGCAACTGGTGCGGCTGTCATTGCTTCTATCGCTGGATTTAAATTATTGAAGAAAAATTTAAGTACACGTGAAATTGCTTATCATAAAAAGGGGCTACTATTAGGGCTTGTCGTGACATTTATTACAGGCGCTACGATGTGGCTTTCAGGGCACGAATCGGCAATCGCCCTACATAAACACTCACCTGAAAAACTTGCATCTGCTGAAGCTTTATTTGAAACGACATCACACGCACCGCTATCCATTGGCGGGATTGTGGATCCTAATACGCTTGAACTAAACTATGCACTTGAAATTCCAAACATGCTTAGCTTATTAGTGGGACTAGACCCTAGCACTGTCGTAAAAGGTCTAAATGAATTCCCACAAGAAACATGGCCACCATTTTATACACATACACTGTTCAACTTAATGGTCGGCACTGCTGCGTTTACCTTTGCAGTTGCAGCAATTGCTCTCTTATATTGGTACTTCGTTTACCGAAAAAAGGGGACAGAACTACCGAAGTGGCTACTTTGGGGGGCTGCCGCATGCGGACCAATTATGATGCTCGGTATTGAATTCGGATGGATTTTCAGTTGTAGCGGTCGTCAGCCATGGACAATTTATGGTATGCAACGTACAGTCGATGCTTCTACTCGCGCTGATTTCGTCGGTCCTTTATTTGTTTTATTCATCATTTTATATATTGGACTCGCTATTTTAACAGTCTTTGTTCTACGGACATTCTTTAGAAGACATCCATTAAAGAATGATTTACAACACCAAGGAGGCGATTCTCGTGCATGA
- a CDS encoding cytochrome d ubiquinol oxidase subunit II — protein sequence MHEESIAIIILWALIFVYSILGSIDFGAGFWGMVYAKHPTLAAKLANRYLSPTWEVTNTFLVFVVVAFLGFFPKAAFTLATVMFVPVMLILVLVAVRSTFMVFAYSLPKYQYLLRVISGITGLLIPALLITVLPVTEGAYITMSEGREVLLYGKLLSSPVIYCYMLFGLTSELFLSSLFLADFAREQGSEDAYKLYRRNAIILGPATLVTAIIALVVMDPETHWLMQGLIKQFPWFTVSIVLFVIGYSSLWWTNKKYNTLGFPRIAVLAVVAQYAFASYAYGVAHLPYIIYPDVTVFTSFTTKETFYALLILYAIGIAILLPGFIFFWNLFLKDRTFLKEK from the coding sequence GTGCATGAGGAAAGTATTGCAATCATCATCTTATGGGCCCTTATTTTCGTATACAGTATATTAGGGTCCATCGATTTTGGAGCTGGTTTTTGGGGCATGGTATACGCAAAACATCCAACGCTCGCTGCCAAACTTGCCAATCGGTACTTATCACCAACTTGGGAAGTAACAAATACGTTTCTCGTTTTCGTCGTTGTCGCATTTCTCGGCTTCTTTCCGAAAGCGGCCTTTACTCTTGCAACCGTTATGTTCGTACCAGTTATGTTAATTTTAGTACTCGTTGCAGTACGTAGTACATTTATGGTATTTGCTTACTCCTTGCCAAAATATCAGTACCTTCTTCGGGTTATTTCAGGTATTACTGGTCTCTTAATTCCAGCACTATTAATTACCGTTTTACCCGTTACAGAGGGAGCGTATATTACAATGTCTGAAGGAAGAGAAGTACTCCTGTATGGAAAACTTCTTTCTAGCCCGGTTATCTATTGTTATATGCTCTTCGGACTAACGTCTGAACTATTTCTCTCCTCTCTCTTTCTTGCTGATTTTGCGAGAGAGCAAGGTTCAGAAGATGCATACAAACTTTATAGAAGGAATGCCATCATACTTGGCCCTGCAACACTTGTTACGGCGATTATCGCTCTCGTTGTAATGGATCCAGAAACACATTGGCTTATGCAAGGATTAATAAAGCAATTCCCATGGTTTACAGTTTCTATTGTTCTATTCGTTATCGGATACTCGTCCCTTTGGTGGACAAACAAGAAGTATAACACACTAGGATTCCCTCGCATTGCTGTTTTAGCTGTCGTCGCTCAATATGCATTTGCAAGCTATGCTTACGGGGTCGCGCATTTACCGTATATTATTTACCCTGACGTAACTGTATTTACAAGCTTTACAACGAAAGAAACGTTCTATGCACTGCTCATTCTATACGCAATTGGGATTGCAATTTTATTACCAGGATTTATTTTCTTCTGGAATTTATTCTTGAAGGATCGTACTTTTTTGAAGGAAAAATAA
- a CDS encoding arsenic transporter, which yields MSIEIWITIIVFFLTMIVIFWRPRGLNEAWPAAVGAGIILFTGIVSKPDVIDIVSKIGGASITILATIVMAVILESFGFFHWSAAKLANLAKGSGHRLYWYIQLLCFLMTLLFNNDGSILITTPILILLLKNLQLKPHQQIPYLLSGALIATASSAPIGVSNIVNLIALNIVNMTLYMHTAMMFVPATLGLLFMSWLMYTVLKKKLPKKLPVSSYDIEEIFFTKNFHPLKGNNSVDTKQKRTRFMLKVLGFVFLMRCLLFVASFLSIPIEIVAVLGSLVLLIWRWYYLRTNPVDILKKTPWHILIFAFSMYVIIYGLHNAGLTAALVQWLEPVVNQHLLYASFAMGGLVSILSNVFNNHPALMIGTITLTEMGLDPVTLKTIYLANIIGSDIGSLLLPIGTLASLIWMYILKQNKIKVKWKDYLSVSLIVIPLTTVVTLFLLFYWVHLFFAL from the coding sequence ATGAGCATTGAAATATGGATTACTATTATTGTATTCTTCTTAACAATGATTGTTATCTTTTGGCGGCCTCGAGGTTTAAATGAGGCGTGGCCAGCAGCGGTCGGCGCTGGTATTATCCTCTTTACAGGAATCGTATCAAAACCAGACGTCATAGATATTGTTAGTAAAATAGGAGGAGCCTCCATAACAATATTAGCGACCATTGTTATGGCAGTTATATTAGAAAGCTTCGGCTTCTTCCATTGGTCCGCAGCGAAACTAGCAAATTTAGCAAAAGGGTCCGGTCACCGTTTATACTGGTATATTCAATTACTATGTTTTCTTATGACTCTTTTATTTAATAACGACGGCAGTATTTTAATTACAACTCCAATTTTAATTCTTCTTCTAAAAAACCTTCAATTAAAACCACATCAACAAATTCCTTATTTATTAAGTGGCGCTTTAATCGCTACTGCGTCTAGTGCACCAATTGGTGTAAGTAATATCGTAAACTTAATTGCATTAAATATCGTTAATATGACTCTTTATATGCATACTGCTATGATGTTTGTACCTGCAACATTAGGCTTATTATTTATGTCATGGCTCATGTATACAGTTTTGAAGAAAAAACTTCCGAAAAAATTACCTGTTTCTTCATATGATATTGAAGAAATTTTTTTCACGAAAAACTTCCATCCACTAAAAGGAAATAATTCTGTTGATACGAAACAAAAACGGACAAGATTCATGTTAAAAGTATTAGGTTTTGTCTTCCTTATGCGCTGTCTTCTATTCGTTGCATCCTTCTTATCCATACCAATTGAAATCGTTGCGGTACTCGGTTCACTCGTTCTTCTCATTTGGAGATGGTACTACTTACGAACAAATCCTGTCGACATTTTGAAAAAGACACCGTGGCACATTTTAATTTTCGCCTTCTCTATGTACGTCATTATTTACGGACTCCACAACGCAGGATTAACAGCTGCACTTGTACAATGGCTCGAGCCAGTTGTGAATCAGCATCTACTCTATGCTAGCTTTGCGATGGGCGGACTTGTATCCATCCTCTCTAACGTCTTCAATAACCATCCTGCCCTTATGATTGGTACGATCACATTAACAGAAATGGGACTAGATCCAGTCACATTAAAAACAATCTATCTCGCAAACATCATTGGTAGTGACATCGGTTCACTATTACTACCAATTGGTACGCTAGCTTCACTCATTTGGATGTATATTCTGAAACAAAACAAAATTAAAGTAAAATGGAAAGACTATTTAAGTGTATCCCTTATCGTTATCCCGCTCACAACAGTCGTCACACTATTCCTCTTATTCTACTGGGTACACCTCTTCTTTGCCTTATAA
- the thiC gene encoding phosphomethylpyrimidine synthase ThiC, with protein MKQSVSAEQIELKSSLPGSKKVYVDGPREGMKVPMREIEQSETNGVPNPPIRVYDTSGPYTDPAYKVELEKGIPTPRHSWIMGRGDVDAYEGREVKPEDDGVKVASKHTPVFPQMDRKPLRAKQGANVTQMHYARNGIITSEMEYVAIREGVEPEFVRKEIAEGRAILPANINHPEAEPMIIGRNFHVKVNANIGNSAVSSSIAEEVEKMTWATRWGADTIMDLSTGKNIHTTREWIIRNAPVPVGTVPIYQALEKVNGIAEDLTWEVYRDTLIEQAEQGVDYFTIHAGVLLRYIPITAKRTTGIVSRGGSIMAQWCLFHHKENFLYTHFEEICEIMKQYDVSFSLGDGLRPGSIADANDEAQFSELETLGELTKIAWKHDVQVMIEGPGHVPMHLIKENMEKELDICQGAPFYTLGPLTTDIAPGYDHITSAIGAAMIGWFGTAMLCYVTPKEHLGLPNKDDVRTGVITYKIAAHAADLAKGHKTAHQRDDALSKARFEFRWRDQFNLSLDPERAMEYHDETLPAEGAKTAHFCSMCGPKFCSMRISHDIREYAKENDLETTEAIEKGMKEKAEEFKEAGSHLYQ; from the coding sequence ATGAAACAATCTGTTTCAGCTGAGCAAATTGAATTGAAATCGAGTTTACCAGGGAGTAAGAAAGTATATGTGGATGGACCACGAGAAGGTATGAAAGTGCCGATGCGTGAGATTGAACAAAGCGAAACGAATGGCGTCCCAAATCCACCAATCCGTGTGTATGATACGAGCGGTCCTTATACAGATCCTGCGTATAAGGTCGAGCTGGAAAAAGGCATTCCAACGCCGCGCCACTCCTGGATTATGGGGCGTGGTGATGTAGACGCATACGAAGGGCGTGAAGTAAAACCAGAGGATGACGGTGTGAAAGTGGCTTCGAAACATACACCTGTTTTCCCGCAAATGGATCGTAAGCCGCTTAGAGCAAAGCAAGGTGCAAATGTTACGCAAATGCACTATGCGCGTAATGGCATTATTACGTCTGAGATGGAATACGTTGCGATTCGTGAAGGGGTAGAGCCGGAGTTTGTTCGTAAGGAAATCGCAGAAGGCCGCGCTATTTTACCAGCGAATATTAATCATCCAGAAGCTGAACCGATGATTATCGGGCGTAACTTCCATGTGAAGGTCAATGCAAATATCGGAAACTCTGCTGTATCTTCTTCTATTGCAGAAGAAGTAGAGAAGATGACGTGGGCTACTCGCTGGGGTGCAGATACAATTATGGATTTATCTACAGGTAAAAATATTCATACGACGCGTGAGTGGATTATTCGTAACGCGCCTGTACCAGTTGGAACTGTACCGATCTATCAAGCGCTGGAAAAAGTAAACGGAATTGCAGAAGATTTAACGTGGGAAGTATATCGTGATACGTTAATTGAGCAGGCGGAGCAAGGCGTTGATTACTTTACGATTCACGCTGGTGTATTGCTTCGTTACATTCCAATCACGGCAAAGCGTACGACAGGTATCGTTTCACGCGGTGGTTCGATTATGGCGCAGTGGTGTTTATTCCATCATAAAGAAAACTTCCTATATACTCATTTTGAAGAGATTTGTGAAATTATGAAACAGTACGATGTTTCGTTCTCTCTTGGAGATGGATTACGTCCAGGGTCTATTGCAGATGCAAATGATGAAGCACAGTTTTCTGAGCTTGAAACACTTGGTGAATTAACCAAAATTGCTTGGAAACATGATGTGCAAGTTATGATCGAAGGACCTGGACACGTACCGATGCACTTAATTAAAGAAAATATGGAGAAAGAGCTTGATATTTGTCAGGGCGCGCCGTTTTACACACTTGGGCCACTAACGACAGATATTGCACCAGGTTATGACCATATTACATCGGCGATTGGAGCTGCGATGATCGGTTGGTTTGGAACGGCGATGCTTTGTTATGTAACGCCGAAAGAACATTTAGGTTTACCGAATAAAGATGATGTACGCACGGGTGTTATTACGTACAAAATTGCAGCGCATGCGGCTGATCTTGCGAAAGGACATAAAACGGCTCATCAGCGTGATGATGCACTTTCAAAAGCACGCTTCGAATTCCGTTGGCGCGATCAATTTAATCTATCTTTAGATCCTGAACGTGCGATGGAATATCACGATGAAACGTTGCCTGCAGAAGGGGCAAAGACAGCTCACTTCTGTTCAATGTGTGGACCGAAGTTTTGTAGTATGAGAATTTCACATGATATTCGTGAATATGCAAAAGAAAATGATTTAGAAACGACAGAAGCAATTGAAAAAGGAATGAAAGAGAAAGCAGAAGAATTTAAAGAAGCTGGTAGTCATTTATATCAATAA